The following is a genomic window from Doryrhamphus excisus isolate RoL2022-K1 chromosome 3, RoL_Dexc_1.0, whole genome shotgun sequence.
TTAGCTCATATTCCAGGaaatttcttcttattattattattattatataacattatgTAGCTTTTAAAGCATATGTGAGCCAGAGATGGCTGCCGAGTCGATCATATTCCTTCATACGTTCAAATTATGCCATGGGAGCCCAGGGTCAGATTCCCTCTGCTATAGCAAACGgcctttgattgattgattgattcattaattcatttattttctaccgctttttccctgCGAGggtcaggggggtgctggagcctatcccagctgtctttgggcgagaggcggggtacaccctggactggtctgattgattgattgatggtcTTTTTCCATATAAACAGGTGGTGTcaggttttattattttgttattattttgttatttttatttttgtattcattcattcattcattttctaccgcttttcctcacgagggtcgcgggggtgctggagcctatcctatccTAGCCTATATATTGTCACCTATACCCTCCTATTCTTATTCAAGCTACGGGATTGCGGCAGGgacaagctaactagttagcctctccaatttacttattctaaacttcaatgtttcaaacagagtaTGGAATAAGGCCAAAGTAAGAAGTtgaaaatttaccacttccacacggaacggGAGGAAAAATGATTTTCATGTTCATCATGTTTGGACATACCGTTGCttacatgcagtgtgaaggatTTGTCATATAAAGTCAtgtttcatcaatgtaacattactgccacctagtgactagAATAACTAaggttgtctttcaatatttttggactaataataggtcataatcaaccacgaaacagcggtcatttattaattatttttttaaaccgcgATAGATTGAGGGAGCAATGTTCGAACAATCGCAGCGTGGGACGACTGTGTTTTAGAAAACATCAACAATATCAACTGCGGTGTATCTCGCATCATTTTCCTTGAAGCAGAAATGGCGGCGGGCTCTTTTGGGTCAAAGGTCATCATGCAATGAGTCGTTTTTacagaattatatatatatatatatatatatatatatatatatatatatatatatatatatatatatatatatatatatatatatatatatatatatcaaaattGATGCTCCCATCATAAGAAATTGTTTGGCTTCCGCCCCGGACGCCGGAAGTTCTCCTTTCTTGGCGAACAAGTGCTCCTGCTCTCTGGCCGCCCACGAGCGGGGAAGGGTGATTGTGTGGGAGAAAGATGGAGACACGCAAAGGACGAGAAAGAAACTGAGAGCGTGACAAAGCAACTCTGCGACAAAAATTTCTCCACCTGTTTTAAACTctactttttatatttgttgTCATTAAGTCAGTGAGTCACATCACAAAACATCTCGCTTCACGTTTGAAagcacgtgtgtgcgtgtgcgcttGACATTATGTAACACATTATGCTGGGCAAATCCTTCACAACGCTATTATGAACACTTGTCTTACCCTCCCCCCACCCGTCACCCCCCTCTTCGACTGTGCTTTGACTTCACTTAGGTGTTGCTTGATGGTACAGACAAACATACTGTAATGTAACCCCTATGGACTTTGGTGAATCAAAGCACCCTCAGgctccagtaaaaaaaaaaaaaagaaaaaaaaggaagaagcaGATGCTAATTTAGTCTGttctaaaaacataaaatgtggCCCTTGTTGATCTACCAATAATATTAGGGGACTAATACATCTGCGGGGCTCCCCTTACATTTTCATAGACGTTTTCCTGTGTGTAGCCCTGGGGCCTTCtgcatatttggaaaataaaatcattaattatacattattaaataTGACACTTTTTGAAAATTGTCAAATTTTCTTATCTTACCATATATTTGattggttttcattcatttattttatttttttaccgctttttcctcatgaggggtgctggagcctatcccagctgccttcaggcgagactctgggtacaccctggactggtcgccagccaatcacagggcacatatagacaaacaaccattcacactcacattcatacctatggacaatttggagtcaccaattaacctagcatgtttttggaatgtgggcagacctcacagctaggagaccagggttcaattccacactcggccatcactgtgtggagtttgcatgttctccccgtgcatgtgtgggttttctcccacattccaaaaaaaacatgctaggttcaaattgtccataggtatgaatgtgagtgtgaatggttgtttgtctatatgtgccctgtgattggctggcgaccattccagggtgtaccccgcctctcgcccgaagacagctgggataggctccagcgacccttgtgaggaaaaagcggtagcaaatgaatgaatgaagtaatgacCCAATTtctgtgaatgcatctcacATTCTTGTCCACGCTATTTGCTAGCTACGCTGCCACGAGGTGAATGCCATGTTTCCGGGCAACTGTCAAGCTTGAGTGGGAGAGAAGTGGAGATGTGCCATCCGTCCGACACACAACTCGCAGAtacctgctggagaagagcacgCCATTCAGAAGACAGCGTCTGTCTCTTCAATTCAAACCTTCTCACCAGTATGGGCAATACCAAAGAGTTATCAAAGAATCTCAGGGACAAGATTGTCAACCTGCACTAGACTGGAATTTGACGACAAGATGGTGAGAAGGAGACCACTTTTGGTGCAATAAATCACAGAATTTCCGCAAGAAATTCAAGATTATCAGAGAGGTGAGGGAATGTTGATCTGTCACTAAGATAAACATAACTTTGGGAGAATGTGATGTGGTCTAGATTTGACTAGAATTGGGCTCTTTGGTGTCAAATCGactcaagaggcggggtacaccctggactggtcgccagccaatcacagggcacatatagacaaacaaccattcacactcacattcatacctatggacaatttggagtcgccaattaacctagcatgtttttggaatgtgggaggaaaccggagtacccggagaaaatccacgcatgcatggggagaacatgcaaactccacacagagatgggattgaactcgggtctcctagctgtgaggtctgcgcgctaaccactcgaccgccgtgccaccctgtgTCCAATCACTATTTACTAATTCCTCAGTCCGATactatgtataatattatactcATTATTTCATGTTTCTGTAACATAATTCTAGACTGTTGACATCTTTGCAAAGGGGGGTGAAAGGAatcagcaggggatcaaatacttattccCGCAACTGTACAGTGCATATACAGTAATACGGTGCAGTATGGCTGACAACATTCAGTATATGTTCGTCAGCAGGCCAGCATGAGTCATTACTCAGCAAAGTGTACAAATATTTCCGGATCATGACAAAACCATAACTGAGATATTTTCACTCGATTATACCAGATTGAATTGAACATGtcctcttcctcccttcctcccaccCTTTAAGGAGTCTCTATTATTACTGCTCAGTCTAGGCACATTGCAGTGGGTTTGCAGGGCTATATGCGTGATGATGTAGTAAGAATACCAATATACGCCATAAATGAACGTTTAGCATCCAATGTATGTTGTGTTTCATACAGCTGGATTCGTACCCGGGGGGATTCCATTACCAgaaaatatcatcatcatcatcatcatcacacacacacaccctcctaAGCGACAATCATGGAGACAGAGGAAGACAACACAATTTTAACAAAGCACAAATGGGATAttaatcccccccccacaccccacgTTCGCTACACTCCAATGACAAAAGATGGTTTCAAACAGATTAGACATCAGCTGCCATTTGCTTTCATGGAGGCACACAGCTGATGAGCACATAAACAAGCCCCTACCCGCTGATGTTTTGCCAACGGAGCTCGGAAACCGCTGTGTAATTCCTCCTTTGGTGCGCGTGTGTCACTGTGGATCCGTGCGTGTATTTTTGGTGGGTGGGAGGATCCTGACAGTCCACGTCAGTCCCGCCTAGGGAAGGTTAAAAATCGAAGGTCCAGAGTGAGGATGGAGGAGGCAGTGTAGTGATGCTCGCCTTCtcccttcctctctctctcttcctctctctctctctctcgcttccTCAACCAAGGTAAGTGCTGCTGCCTTCGTGAATCCTCGGAAATCTGTGCTTTCAAAAGCTGTTCAAGCACTCCTTTAACacatttaaagagaaaaacaccaccaaacaaaaatattgtatgAATGGTAATTTGGGTAAAAAGTTCAAAGTCTGACAGCCCCAAGTTTACATGTTAAAAATTaccaataaacacacacacaaaaaaatgaaatacaatagCTGTCTCAAGACAATGCCTGTAACAaagttccatttttttctcgCAATAAGTCATAAATCTACGAGAGTGacgttgtaaatttacgagaaaacatgtaatattacgGGGATAAATTCGGAAATTTAAGACATTATTATCgaaatcaaattattttaatactacgtcgtaacaggcattgcctgagacggcTAACAAAGGTAATTGTGGCTTTGGTTGGAATATTATGATGGTACGACTCTTTTTCTCATGAATGTACGACTTTTCAGTTCTCATTTCGTGAAAAATATCTGTATTTGGTTGTTATGTTGTTCATAAAAAATACTTAAGCACGCACTGACTTTTCAGAGATTGAGGACTGGGGGCTTTAAGGGTAAAAATCCAAATCATTTGAATAAGAGCACATATTCGAGACACAATCATTCAATATGATTTTTCATATTCGTATTTTCAAGTAAAAAGCATCGGTATCAACAATGCTGTTCCTGCATTTACTTGATTTACCGATAGTTTGTAAGAATATAATAAGACATAtcctgtatgtatatatgtgtgttggTTCATTCCACTGAATACAATCGCTTTCTGTTGATGCAATTGCGTAAACATGGTCAACAGGAGGCGCCATTTCTGTTAATTACAAGACTACGAAGAAGACTTTTATCATGGTTGCAACCCGCCATTTAAACCAAAAGAAGAAGACACTTTTATGACGTAATCAACGTGCGCCGACTAATATGGCTAATTAGCTAGTGCATGACGGCTTAGAAGAGTGCAGTATGTTGGTAACCAAAACGCACACGCAACAAAATACGTTAAAAGTTTTGTTTATTCAAATGTGTAGACTATAATAATGAAACCACAAGAGTCTACAGGAAGAGAGAAGAACATTTTGAGGTGTTAGAAAGTGGACTACTTCGGGTCAATCCAGACTATGCTTCGTTTGGTTTAGCTAGTGTGCGACTGTCCACTTGTTTGGTAACGTGTATTGTTTGTTACAACAAACATAAGAATACGTTTATACGCCTACAAAGAAGACGACGGTCGAAGTGCGTGCATATGTTTTGCAAATTTGAACAATAACCTCGGTCACAATAACCATGTGAAGTGGTCACACTGCTCTGTCCTAGCAACGTTAGCTTACGTCAATGGGGACTATAACAGtcctctctgctgtttttttgactaCGTTAGATGGCCCAGTTCCCCTCCATGTTGTGCTTAGTCTTCTGCTTTAGCCATTTGACACCGACGCTATGGCAGATGAGGAGGAATTAGTGCCGAGCCTTCTGGCAGGGGAGCTTAGCAATGGCGATGCTGTGCCTCCAGTGTGCGGGCTGTCGATCCTGTTCTGTCTGCTACTCGCTTGTTCCTACGTTGGGAGTTTGTACGTGTGGAGGAGTGACCTGCCAAGGTAGGCCTGACTTTGATTTTCAACTCTTCACTAATTGCCTTTATTCATAACAAATAATTAGCCTAATTAGCCTGAGCGTGGAGGTTTGCTGATCGAGTTGGCTAACCATAGTAATGATACCACGAAAGTATGGGTATCTGGTAGATGGAGTGATGGGCTCCATAGGTTTCACAAAGATGTTTGAGTTCAAATCTAATGTATACATTGTGTCCTTTCCTGACCAAAaatgcaagaatttacattttataaggGGGTTATAAGTAGAGcttgaaaaagaagaaatgagagtgagataaaaaaaatagtaagcaatttattgcaaactgTTGAGCTGAAATAAGCTGttgattttggcttttaaaggctgtatTAAACTTTAActcagcctatttcactttagtGCTTGCTTGCAATAAATGacttaaaatactttttgtcTCTatcttatttcttctttttgcattttgaagcatttAGAACTTTCTTAAAAGCCAACAGTAAAAatttaaatgtcaaaatgtcttaaaattttgatcagcagtggatatttacatatttactgactttattcttgacttTATTCGTCTGAAATAATTTTATGtaatacaaatgaaatattgtattttgttgCTGTCGTTACATTGTATCATATAGGTTATTGGCGCTGTATTTACAtggtatcattattatattctgTAGCATCGCCCACCTCTACTTTAGCGTTTGGTTGGCCAGCAGGAGTTCTACCTCCATTCACTTCATACCACAAGTCTGTTTATCTTTTCAGAACCGTGATGCTAATTAGAAttacttttgtattttcttCTGCTTGACTGTTAGGGATCACCCCGCTGTAATAAAACGACGCTTCACCAGCGTGTTAATCATATCCGGTGTGTCGCCTCTCTTTGTGTGGATATGGAAGGAATTGTCAGGCGTCCGGGTGAGTTCATGTCACAGATAAATGGTGGTCAGCACGGCTCTGGATtgaacaaattgtgtttttttttgtgtgtcagaTGTTGTCTCCACTGCTGGCGGTCATGGGGATACGCTTTGAAGGCCTCATCCCTGCCATTGTCCTGCCTCTGGTGCTCACCATGGTAAACAATGATGCATGCACAATAAATGACGCTTGTTCCACAActctgtaatgtgtgtgtgtatgtgtcgtGCTGTAGATCCTGTTTCTGGGCCCCCTGACACAGTTGAGAATGGATTGTCCCTGGACCTTTATGGAAGGTATCCGGTTAGCATTTGGTGAGTTGGTTCATGTGTGTTTTAGCTATTCAAATACAGTTGGACCTCGCTACATCATGGTTCGAATATCTATACCTCAttctattttttcaaaataattcataaatgattgtTGTTTCGAatttgactatggcctattattccATGTGTCAGTGGCACATTATTTGGCCTTCTTCCTGTCTGTTTAAAACCCATGTTTAcagcagggatctcaaactcaacTTATTTAGGGGCCGCTGGAGATATTCTACTCTTCAACAAGAATGCTtcttaacatgaacatttttcaaaaaagctTCTTTTGAGTACTCCTTGCTGCCAGAGACCTGGCAGTGCTTCTTCTTTGCACAATGGAGCCACATTTAGCTTAAGGGATGAAGCAGTTGAGACCCTCAGAATGACTTGAAGATGCTCATCAGTAAGTTTGGGACCTGTGCTTTGACTTATTAAAGGTCATGGTGGAGAAGAGTTTTTCACACAGGCATGTGCTACCCGAAAAGGCACGTGGTTCATCTAAACATCCTGGGAAGCTCAGGGAAGGTGCGGGCAATTCTCTCAAAAATTGTCCAAGCTTGTCAGCTTTTCCATTCACATCCCTGAAGTTGGCTTTGAGCTCAGAATTGCACACAAGAGGAGCATCTTGCACAACAAAGGAGAAGGTGGCCGCAAACATCAAATTCCTTCTTTAGTATTATAATGGTATCTGTATTTCATCAACACTGAATGTTGTATTATGCACCCATTTTGTTTCCAAAGCACATGTTTTGTGGAGACAACTCTGACATTGTCATAAGCATCACTGGGAAGCCTTTTGGGATCACTTAGTATAAGACCGGCCACCCCATGCCTTCAAGACCTTTCTCTGCTGAACCAACGTACCTCAGTGAAGTAGAGCACATCCTCATATGGTTCTgtttcctaaaaaaaatgtgtggcaTTGCTGGTGCTTTAAGCTGCTGGATCAATGAATGCATTTGACAATAACATACATGAAAATGTAGGCATTGGCTGCACAAGGACTGCTAATGCATAATGCAATGCAGATTAAATGGCCTCCACGCCCTCTTTTCTTTGACCGTGCCACCAATACATTTCTTCTCCCGGTCATTAATGGTCCTCCATTAGTTGTAGTTTCAGCCCCACTCTGCCATGTAAAACCAGCATCCACAATGTCATCACATAGATGGCGGCATGCATTGGAAGCACAATGTGCAACAAGCCTATAACATGCACTATTTCATGAAGTCACCTTTGAATGGCTTTCCGGCCTTGGGAATCATCTCACTCATTATGTGGCGTGCTTCGACTGCCACGTCTCCTCGCTTTGCTggcttttcttgaaaaaaaaaaatcttgttgcTGAAGCAGACATGTTTTAAGATTGGTGATCTGTTCCCCTCTCTCATCTCCCTGTTATTTTTCATACTCCTCAGCAGGTTGACTTGATTACTGACATCTGATGCTTTGTTCCTCTTGCACAGCAAGTTTCTCTGCATCGTAGACACATCGGGATGCGCCTGTgctcaacaaaaaaataatccatCTTCTGTTTTTCCTGATATTGTCTGTGCTTGTGGCCAACCTTTGTTTTCACGGCAGATTTTGAAATATACCATTTCACTTACATGGTTCTCCTCCTCCATTAATCATGCTTACTTGAGTTGTGTTCACAAACAGCTGAATTCTGAACATCAATATTAAACAACATCATTTGTACTTTCCCTTAACCAATTACATTTATGAATGGGAAAGTAACCAGAAATAAATACTTGTGAGTAATGCAGTAATgttaaaactatgtttttagaaggtcataaggTCATTATTGCAGTCTGGTCTCGAGCCAGTTATCCAATTAACATTGACGACTTCATGTTTGTACACTTCCACTTGCAGACCCGTGGTTCTGGACGTTGTGTTTCAACGACATGCGCTGGTTGAGGAACCAGGTGGTGGCGCCATTGACGGAAGAGCTGGTATTCCGAGCCTGTATGCTGCCCATGTTGGTGCCCTGCGCCGGCCCCGCCACCGCCATCTTCACCTGCCCACTCTTTTTTGGCATGGGTGAGTTCAGAGTTCAGACGAAACACGCGTGGACTTTGAACGATCTTAGTCATCGAATTTGGAACATGTGATCTCGTAGCTCACTTCCATCACGTGATTGAGTCGCTGCGCTTCAGACGGGGGTCGTTGTCAGGGATCTTCCTCTCGGCTGGTATGTAATCCTCGTCATAGTCACATTGGAGGCAAGGGATGATGCTAATGgggaactgattttttttaatttttttatcccTGTCACAGCGTTCCAGTTCTCCTACGCGGCCATGTTTGGCGCCTACGCAGCCTTCATTTTTGTGAGAACAGGTAAGGAGGCTTCCATACAGGCTCATGTTGGGTTTTGT
Proteins encoded in this region:
- the rce1a gene encoding CAAX prenyl protease 2 isoform X1 — protein: MADEEELVPSLLAGELSNGDAVPPVCGLSILFCLLLACSYVGSLYVWRSDLPRDHPAVIKRRFTSVLIISGVSPLFVWIWKELSGVRMLSPLLAVMGIRFEGLIPAIVLPLVLTMILFLGPLTQLRMDCPWTFMEGIRLAFDPWFWTLCFNDMRWLRNQVVAPLTEELVFRACMLPMLVPCAGPATAIFTCPLFFGMAHFHHVIESLRFRRGSLSGIFLSAAFQFSYAAMFGAYAAFIFVRTGHLVGPVLCHSFCNYMGFPAISSALDHPHRLTVLFCYLLGVILFLLLLFPLTDPSYYGIPTPVCALAVSSSTLCVP
- the rce1a gene encoding CAAX prenyl protease 2 isoform X2, whose translation is MADEEELVPSLLAGELSNGDAVPPVCGLSILFCLLLACSYVGSLYVWRSDLPRDHPAVIKRRFTSVLIISGVSPLFVWIWKELSGVRMLSPLLAVMGIRFEGLIPAIVLPLVLTMILFLGPLTQLRMDCPWTFMEGIRLAFDPWFWTLCFNDMRWLRNQVVAPLTEELVFRACMLPMLVPCAGPATAIFTCPLFFGMAHFHHVIESLRFRRGSLSGIFLSAAFQFSYAAMFGAYAAFIFVRTADKKRRHRYAELLKNQNLWWPHQCLQTILVSQSILLLNVYSY